The following proteins are co-located in the Triticum aestivum cultivar Chinese Spring chromosome 1A, IWGSC CS RefSeq v2.1, whole genome shotgun sequence genome:
- the LOC123061958 gene encoding photosystem II reaction center W protein, chloroplastic-like — protein MATISATAVFVAAGPPWSPGKQKACHPRKNAGHVQHVKLLLTDNETLLRTGLPRLRVAKTASRLRCSCSKDLKNKASSALAMAVVKGAPLLAEAKAMAVAAAPVLALALVLALVDERMSTDGTGLSHDLLGWILMVAFGLALSYTYYSSILKDDNDDDHSAPAASRSEHRTAIFFFRLHGYQ, from the coding sequence ATGGCAACCATCAGCGCCACGGCCGTCTTCGTCGCCGCCGGACCGCCGTGGTCTCCAGGTAAGCAAAAAGCTTGTCATCCCCGCAAAAATGCCGGCCATGTGCAACATGTTAAGTTGCTACTAACTGACAATGAGACGCTGCTGCGCACAGGGCTGCCTCGGCTGAGAGTGGCCAAGACCGCGAGCAGGCTGAGGTGCAGCTGCTCCAAGGACCTCAAGAATAAGGCTTCTTCGGCTCTGGCTATGGCCGTGGTCAAGGGCGCGCCGCTGCTCGCTGAGGCGAAAgccatggcggtggcggcggccccgGTGCTGGCCCTGGCGCTGGTTCTGGCGCTGGTGGACGAGCGGATGTCGACCGACGGCACCGGGCTGAGCCACGACCTGCTGGGGTGGATCCTGATGGTTGCCTTCGGCCTCGCCTTGTCCTACACCTACTACTCCTCCATCCTCaaagacgacaacgacgacgaccacTCAGCGCCGGCGGCATCACGATCTGAACACCgcaccgccatcttcttcttccgcCTGCATGGTTACCAGTGA
- the LOC123061969 gene encoding putative rRNA methylase YtqB — translation MEDIIPKDSTVRLVAFNLGYLPGGDKKIITVPETTELALQAASRIVGSGGLISVLVYTGHRGGRDELDIVESFASSLPADTWVSCKFEMINRPVAPVLVLLHKK, via the exons ATGGAGGATATTATTCCGAAAGATTCTACTGTCAG GCTTGTAGCATTCAATCTGGGCTACCTTCCAGGAGGAGATAAAAAAATAATCACAGTACCTGAGACAACTGAGCTGGCACTACAAGCTGCCAGCAGAATTGTTGGCTCAGGGGGGCTCATAAGTGTCCTTGTCTACACTGGGCATCGGGGTGGAAG GGATGAACTCGATATTGTTGAATCATTTGCGTCAAGCTTGCCTGCTGATACATGGGTGAGCTGCAAGTTTGAAATGATTAACAGGCCAGTTGCTCCAGTACTAGTTCTCCTGCACAAGAAATGA